One Kineococcus radiotolerans SRS30216 = ATCC BAA-149 DNA window includes the following coding sequences:
- a CDS encoding LysR family transcriptional regulator ArgP yields the protein MDLDLGQLRALAAVVAEGTFEAAARVLHVTPSAVSQRIRALETSAGRVLLVRVKPVVPTEAGRTVLRLAREVELLAADARRELGQEEGTPVLPVAVNADSLATWFLGAVAPLAGEFCFDLRREDQERTGELLREGGVVAAVTAEADPVPGCSATRLGAMHYQPCASAAFARRWFPRGVDREALSRAPVVVFDRDDDLQDRWLRGFGHPLPPRHHVPATSDFGEAVRRGFGWGMLLPAQVEACGPDGVVDLDPGGGVDVELHWQRWKIRSAALDRLSEAVLAAWR from the coding sequence GTGGACCTCGACCTCGGCCAGCTGCGGGCGCTGGCGGCCGTCGTCGCCGAGGGCACGTTCGAGGCCGCCGCCCGGGTCCTGCACGTGACGCCCTCGGCGGTGAGCCAGCGCATCCGGGCCCTGGAGACGTCCGCCGGCCGCGTCCTGCTCGTCCGGGTGAAACCGGTCGTGCCGACCGAGGCGGGCCGCACCGTCCTGCGCCTGGCCCGGGAGGTCGAGCTGCTCGCCGCCGACGCCCGGCGCGAACTGGGCCAGGAGGAGGGGACGCCCGTGCTGCCGGTCGCGGTGAACGCGGACTCGCTCGCGACGTGGTTCCTGGGGGCGGTCGCGCCGCTGGCGGGGGAGTTCTGCTTCGACCTGCGCCGGGAGGACCAGGAACGCACCGGCGAGCTCCTGCGCGAGGGCGGCGTCGTCGCGGCCGTCACCGCGGAGGCCGACCCGGTGCCGGGCTGCTCGGCCACCCGGCTGGGGGCGATGCACTACCAGCCCTGCGCGTCGGCGGCCTTCGCCCGCCGCTGGTTCCCCCGCGGGGTCGACCGGGAGGCGCTGTCCCGGGCCCCGGTCGTCGTGTTCGACCGCGACGACGACCTGCAGGACCGCTGGCTGCGGGGGTTCGGCCACCCCCTCCCGCCGCGGCACCACGTCCCGGCCACCTCCGACTTCGGCGAGGCCGTCCGCCGGGGCTTCGGGTGGGGGATGCTGCTGCCCGCGCAGGTGGAGGCGTGCGGTCCCGACGGGGTCGTCGACCTCGACCCCGGCGGGGGCGTCGACGTCGAGCTGCACTGGCAGCGGTGGAAGATCCGCTCCGCGGCCCTGGACCGGCTCAGCGAGGCCGTCCTCGCCGCCTGGCGCTGA
- a CDS encoding LacI family DNA-binding transcriptional regulator, which yields MSDVAEEVGVSLATVSRALRGLEGVSEDTREKVREVAARLDYIPSPEASGLAGRSTGRVAVVLHDLPSWYGSSVTVGLERELRPAGLDLLVRCVDDPADRVRFFATMPLRRKVDAVVVIAIALTPQEVAKLREGGVAVVAAGSHGEGFPCVAIDDELAAQQAVNHLLQLGHERIALLNTVAATDRAWQAQRDRENGYRAAMAAAGVPVDEDLVVSWSGGSRGGAQGMDQLLSGRRLPSAVFAFSDEVALGAMRSLRRAGIEVPRQISVIGIDDHPLAELTDLTTVAQDPVALGRASAQVTLDLLQGRPARDVGTFPTRLVVRGTTAPPAP from the coding sequence ATGTCCGACGTCGCCGAGGAGGTCGGGGTCTCCCTGGCCACGGTGTCCCGGGCGCTGCGCGGCCTGGAGGGGGTCAGCGAGGACACCCGGGAGAAGGTCCGCGAGGTCGCCGCCCGCCTCGACTACATCCCCAGCCCGGAGGCCTCGGGCCTGGCGGGGCGGTCCACCGGCCGGGTGGCGGTGGTGCTGCACGACCTGCCCTCCTGGTACGGCAGTTCCGTCACCGTCGGGCTGGAGCGGGAACTGCGCCCGGCCGGTCTCGACCTCCTCGTCCGCTGCGTCGACGACCCCGCGGACCGGGTGCGGTTCTTCGCGACGATGCCGTTGCGCCGCAAGGTGGACGCCGTCGTCGTCATCGCCATCGCGCTCACCCCGCAGGAGGTGGCGAAGCTGCGCGAGGGCGGGGTCGCCGTGGTCGCCGCGGGCAGCCACGGCGAAGGTTTCCCCTGCGTCGCCATCGACGACGAGCTGGCCGCGCAGCAGGCGGTCAACCACCTCCTCCAGCTCGGCCACGAACGCATCGCCCTGCTGAACACCGTCGCCGCCACCGACCGCGCGTGGCAGGCCCAGCGGGACCGGGAGAACGGTTACCGCGCGGCGATGGCGGCCGCCGGGGTCCCCGTCGACGAGGACCTCGTCGTCTCCTGGTCCGGGGGTTCGCGCGGGGGAGCGCAGGGGATGGACCAGCTGCTGTCCGGCCGCCGGCTCCCCAGCGCGGTCTTCGCCTTCTCCGACGAGGTCGCCCTGGGCGCCATGCGCAGCCTGCGCCGGGCCGGGATCGAGGTCCCGCGGCAGATCTCGGTCATCGGCATCGACGACCACCCCCTGGCCGAGCTCACCGACCTGACGACCGTCGCCCAGGACCCGGTGGCCCTGGGGCGGGCCTCGGCGCAGGTGACCCTGGACCTGCTGCAGGGCCGCCCCGCGCGCGACGTGGGCACCTTCCCCACCCGCCTCGTCGTGCGCGGCACCACCGCCCCCCCGGCCCCCTGA
- a CDS encoding NAD-dependent epimerase/dehydratase family protein produces MRVLVVGATGHIGSYLVPRLVGAGHEVVALSRGTREPYRAHPAWERVERVVADRDAEDAAGTFGARVARLRPDAVVDLVCFTPASARLLVEALRPTGAFLAHCGTIWVHGPAAASPLREDDPRAPFGEYGTQKAAIEELLLAETRSGGLRTTVLHPGHISGPGWPVITPLGNLDPQVWRRLSTGEELLVPGLGLETLHHVHADDVAQGFERALADPGAAAGESFHVVSDRALTVRGFAEAAARWWGREADLRPVSWEEFRAASGEHAEASWEHLSRSHSASTDKARRLLGYVPGHTSLEAARTAVEAMGLLPDGRGTLSA; encoded by the coding sequence GTGCGCGTACTCGTCGTCGGAGCCACCGGTCACATCGGCAGCTACCTCGTCCCCCGGCTCGTCGGGGCGGGGCACGAGGTGGTGGCCCTCAGCCGCGGGACCCGGGAGCCCTACCGGGCGCACCCGGCGTGGGAGCGCGTGGAGCGCGTGGTCGCCGACCGCGACGCGGAGGACGCGGCGGGGACCTTCGGCGCGCGGGTGGCGCGGCTGCGCCCCGACGCCGTCGTCGACCTCGTCTGCTTCACCCCCGCCAGCGCCCGCCTGCTCGTGGAGGCGCTGCGCCCGACGGGGGCGTTCCTCGCCCACTGCGGCACGATCTGGGTCCACGGACCGGCGGCCGCCTCCCCGCTGCGCGAGGACGACCCGCGCGCGCCGTTCGGGGAGTACGGGACGCAGAAGGCCGCGATCGAGGAGCTGCTGCTCGCCGAGACCCGCTCCGGAGGGCTGCGGACGACGGTGCTGCACCCCGGTCACATCAGCGGCCCCGGCTGGCCGGTCATCACCCCGCTGGGCAACCTCGACCCGCAGGTGTGGCGGCGGTTGTCCACCGGCGAGGAGCTCCTCGTGCCCGGGCTGGGCCTGGAGACGCTGCACCACGTGCACGCCGACGACGTCGCCCAGGGTTTCGAGCGGGCGCTGGCGGACCCCGGCGCCGCGGCCGGGGAGAGCTTCCACGTCGTCTCCGACCGGGCGCTGACGGTCCGGGGTTTCGCCGAGGCCGCCGCGCGGTGGTGGGGCCGGGAGGCGGACCTGCGGCCGGTGAGCTGGGAGGAGTTCCGCGCCGCCTCCGGCGAGCACGCCGAGGCGAGCTGGGAGCACCTGTCCCGCAGCCACTCCGCCAGCACGGACAAGGCGCGCCGACTGCTGGGGTACGTCCCGGGGCACACGTCGCTGGAGGCGGCGCGGACGGCGGTGGAGGCGATGGGCCTGCTCCCGGACGGGCGTGGAACCCTGTCGGCGTGA
- a CDS encoding DUF427 domain-containing protein — MSESCWDYPRPPRLEPARRRVRVLDPEGRLLADVDPAEGRAWRVLETSHPPTYYVAADALVPGAVRPGQGSSWCEWKGQASYVDLLGADGRVLRPRAAWTYPRPTPGYEALTGALAFYPSGVRCLLDDEEVQAQEGDFYGGWISSEVTGPFKGAPGTLGW, encoded by the coding sequence GTGAGCGAATCCTGCTGGGACTACCCGCGCCCGCCCCGCCTGGAACCCGCGCGGCGGCGGGTGCGGGTCCTCGACCCCGAGGGCCGTCTCCTCGCCGACGTCGACCCGGCCGAGGGCAGGGCCTGGCGGGTGCTGGAGACCTCCCACCCGCCGACGTACTACGTCGCGGCCGACGCGCTCGTCCCCGGCGCGGTCCGTCCGGGCCAGGGGTCGAGCTGGTGCGAGTGGAAGGGGCAGGCCTCCTACGTCGACCTGCTCGGCGCCGACGGGCGCGTCCTGCGGCCGCGGGCGGCGTGGACCTACCCGCGCCCCACCCCCGGGTACGAGGCGCTGACCGGGGCGCTGGCCTTCTACCCCTCGGGGGTGCGCTGCCTGCTCGACGACGAGGAGGTCCAGGCCCAGGAGGGCGACTTCTACGGCGGCTGGATCAGCTCGGAGGTGACCGGGCCGTTCAAGGGGGCCCCCGGGACGCTGGGGTGGTGA
- a CDS encoding GlsB/YeaQ/YmgE family stress response membrane protein — translation MTVTGIITAIIVGLIIGALARLVLPGRQNISILLTIVVGIVAALIGTALARGIGLADTNGFDWIELIFQVVVAAIGVSIVGSIRGRRR, via the coding sequence GTGACTGTCACCGGCATCATCACCGCCATCATCGTCGGCCTCATCATCGGCGCCCTGGCCCGCCTGGTCCTGCCCGGCCGGCAGAACATCTCGATCCTGCTGACCATCGTCGTGGGCATCGTCGCCGCCCTGATCGGCACCGCGCTGGCGCGCGGCATCGGCCTGGCCGACACCAACGGCTTCGACTGGATCGAGCTCATCTTCCAGGTCGTCGTCGCCGCCATCGGCGTCTCGATCGTCGGGTCGATCCGCGGCCGTCGCCGCTGA
- a CDS encoding L-threonylcarbamoyladenylate synthase: protein MARFVEVHPENPQARSIAQLAAVLREDGLIAYPTDSCYALGCRLDSHTGADRIRRIRQLGEKHHFTLVCADFAQLSQFVHLDNVQFRAIKAATPNPYTFILPATKEVPRRFAHAKKKTVGVRIPDHRFVRALLTELGEPLLSSTLLLPGHEDPPTDGWSIKEELDHVVDAVVDAGECGTSPTTVVDWSGGFPDVVRVGAGDPSRFE from the coding sequence ATGGCGCGCTTCGTCGAGGTCCACCCGGAGAACCCGCAGGCCCGGTCGATCGCCCAGCTCGCGGCGGTGCTGCGCGAGGACGGGCTCATCGCCTACCCGACGGACTCCTGCTACGCCCTGGGCTGCCGCCTGGACAGCCACACCGGCGCGGACCGGATCCGCCGCATCCGCCAGCTCGGCGAGAAGCACCACTTCACGCTGGTGTGCGCCGACTTCGCCCAGCTGAGCCAGTTCGTGCACCTGGACAACGTGCAGTTCCGGGCCATCAAGGCCGCGACCCCGAACCCGTACACGTTCATCCTGCCGGCGACCAAGGAGGTCCCGCGCCGGTTCGCGCACGCGAAGAAGAAGACGGTGGGGGTCCGCATCCCCGACCACCGGTTCGTGCGGGCGCTGCTCACCGAGCTGGGTGAGCCGCTGCTGTCGAGCACGCTGCTGCTGCCCGGTCACGAGGACCCCCCGACCGACGGCTGGTCGATCAAGGAGGAGCTGGACCACGTCGTGGACGCGGTCGTGGACGCCGGGGAGTGCGGCACCTCCCCCACGACCGTCGTGGACTGGTCCGGGGGTTTCCCCGACGTGGTGCGGGTGGGGGCCGGGGACCCCTCGCGCTTCGAGTAG
- a CDS encoding GNAT family N-acetyltransferase yields the protein MTQHPLDNPVWGSLATTHAHLAEGSGRGRRFPADVSPFSGLADQADPAAWDDLAAVAGPGVEVLVPALAVEPPAGFAVTRPFPGVQLVATDALRTEPLPDAVELGEDDVPEVLDLVARTRPGPFGPRTVLLGRYLGVREGGRLVAMAGERLRPTGATEISAVCTDPAARGRGLATALVRAVAHGVRERGELPFLHAAAQNVRAIALYEHLGFRRRRDVDFATVRTPS from the coding sequence GTGACGCAGCACCCGCTCGACAACCCCGTCTGGGGGTCCCTGGCGACGACCCACGCGCACCTCGCGGAGGGGTCCGGGCGCGGGCGCCGGTTCCCCGCCGACGTCTCCCCCTTCTCGGGGCTGGCCGACCAGGCCGACCCCGCGGCCTGGGACGACCTGGCCGCGGTGGCCGGTCCGGGGGTCGAGGTGCTCGTCCCGGCGCTCGCCGTCGAGCCGCCCGCGGGTTTCGCGGTGACGCGGCCCTTCCCCGGTGTCCAGCTCGTGGCCACCGACGCGCTGCGCACCGAGCCCCTCCCCGACGCGGTGGAGCTCGGCGAGGACGACGTGCCGGAGGTGCTCGACCTCGTCGCCCGGACCCGGCCGGGCCCCTTCGGGCCGCGGACGGTGCTGCTGGGCCGCTACCTCGGGGTCCGGGAGGGAGGGCGGCTGGTGGCGATGGCCGGGGAGCGCCTGCGGCCCACCGGGGCCACCGAGATCAGCGCCGTCTGCACCGACCCCGCGGCCCGCGGCCGGGGACTGGCCACGGCCCTGGTCCGCGCGGTGGCGCACGGCGTCCGCGAGCGCGGGGAACTGCCGTTCCTGCACGCCGCGGCGCAGAACGTCCGGGCGATCGCGCTGTACGAGCACCTCGGGTTCCGGCGGCGGCGCGACGTGGACTTCGCGACGGTCCGCACCCCGTCCTAG
- a CDS encoding LysE/ArgO family amino acid transporter: protein MLTLLTGTLFGLSLIVAIGAQNTFVIEQGVRGEHVGAVVAVCAVSDLVLIAAGVGGAGAVLTASPGVLRVVRWAGAAFLLAYAAFALRRARRPGALRADTSRPPARVGTVVATAAALTWLNPHVYLDTVVLLGSVAATHGAQRWWFAAGAGLASVVWFTALGHGARLLRPVFARPAAWRVLDLGVAVVMVVLAVGLLTTA, encoded by the coding sequence GTGCTCACGCTGCTCACCGGGACCCTGTTCGGCCTGTCCCTCATCGTCGCCATCGGGGCGCAGAACACCTTCGTCATCGAGCAGGGCGTGCGCGGGGAGCACGTGGGCGCGGTCGTCGCGGTCTGCGCCGTCAGCGACCTCGTCCTCATCGCGGCCGGGGTCGGCGGGGCGGGGGCGGTGCTCACCGCCTCCCCCGGCGTCCTGCGGGTCGTGCGCTGGGCCGGGGCGGCCTTCCTCCTCGCCTACGCCGCGTTCGCGCTGCGCCGGGCCCGGCGACCCGGCGCCCTGCGCGCGGACACCTCGAGGCCGCCCGCGCGGGTGGGGACGGTGGTGGCCACCGCGGCCGCCCTGACGTGGCTGAACCCCCACGTCTACCTCGACACCGTCGTCCTCCTCGGTTCGGTCGCCGCGACCCACGGCGCCCAGCGGTGGTGGTTCGCGGCGGGCGCCGGGCTGGCCAGCGTCGTCTGGTTCACCGCCCTGGGCCACGGGGCGCGGCTGCTGCGCCCGGTCTTCGCCCGCCCCGCGGCCTGGCGCGTCCTCGACCTGGGGGTGGCGGTGGTCATGGTCGTCCTGGCGGTCGGCCTGCTGACCACGGCCTGA
- a CDS encoding cation:proton antiporter — MLAPVLFTLAGASALVAALLPRVVDRLPVNLPMAFLGGGVLLGLVPGLPTVDPLAHGEVTKHVTELVVIISLMGAGLALDRAVGWRRWASTWRLILIAMPLTIALVAWAGWALAGLPIAAAVLLGATLAPTDPVLASDVQVGEPADEEGTEDEVRFALTSEAGLNDGAAFPIVHLAVVLATAGFSAVTMRDWFLEDVALRGVVGVVSGIVVGWLLGRLFFHSPVPSLRLADNAEGFTALAVTFLAYGVTEVLHGYGFVAVFVAACTIRAAERSHGAHRVAHEFVEQIERMLTSWLLLVLGAALADGLLDALTWPLALVGILLVFVIRPLAGYLSLLRTPGGPRERWVIGIFGVRGIGSLFYLAYALGEAEFPGEELWAVVGFTVALSVFVHGFTAAPVVGALDAARIRKAPSRHSGDVADTHL, encoded by the coding sequence GTGCTCGCACCGGTCCTCTTCACCCTCGCCGGGGCCAGCGCCCTGGTGGCGGCCCTGCTGCCCCGGGTGGTGGACCGGCTGCCGGTGAACCTGCCGATGGCCTTCCTGGGGGGCGGGGTCCTGCTGGGCCTCGTCCCCGGGCTGCCGACGGTGGACCCGCTGGCCCACGGCGAGGTGACGAAGCACGTCACCGAACTCGTCGTCATCATCTCCCTGATGGGCGCGGGGCTCGCGCTCGACCGGGCGGTCGGGTGGCGCCGCTGGGCGTCGACCTGGCGGCTCATCCTCATCGCCATGCCCCTGACGATCGCCCTCGTCGCCTGGGCGGGGTGGGCCCTGGCCGGCCTCCCGATCGCCGCCGCCGTGCTGCTCGGCGCCACGCTGGCCCCCACCGACCCCGTCCTCGCCAGCGACGTGCAGGTCGGGGAACCGGCCGACGAGGAGGGCACCGAGGACGAGGTCCGCTTCGCCCTCACCAGCGAGGCCGGTCTCAACGACGGCGCCGCCTTCCCGATCGTGCACCTGGCCGTGGTCCTGGCGACGGCGGGCTTCTCCGCCGTGACGATGCGCGACTGGTTCCTCGAGGACGTGGCGCTGCGCGGCGTCGTGGGCGTCGTGTCGGGGATCGTCGTCGGCTGGCTGCTCGGCCGGCTCTTCTTCCACTCCCCCGTCCCCTCGCTGCGCCTGGCCGACAACGCCGAGGGCTTCACCGCCCTGGCCGTGACCTTCCTCGCCTACGGGGTGACGGAGGTCCTGCACGGCTACGGGTTCGTCGCCGTCTTCGTCGCGGCCTGCACCATCCGCGCCGCGGAACGCAGCCACGGGGCGCACCGGGTCGCGCACGAGTTCGTCGAGCAGATCGAGCGGATGCTGACGTCGTGGCTGCTGCTGGTGCTCGGCGCGGCCCTCGCCGACGGCCTGCTCGACGCGCTGACCTGGCCGCTGGCCCTGGTCGGGATCCTGCTCGTCTTCGTGATCCGGCCCCTCGCCGGGTACCTCAGCCTGCTGCGGACCCCGGGCGGACCGCGGGAGCGCTGGGTCATCGGGATCTTCGGCGTCCGCGGGATCGGGTCGCTGTTCTACCTCGCCTACGCCCTCGGCGAGGCCGAGTTCCCGGGCGAGGAGCTGTGGGCCGTCGTCGGTTTCACCGTCGCCCTGTCGGTCTTCGTGCACGGGTTCACCGCAGCCCCGGTCGTGGGGGCGCTGGACGCGGCCCGCATCCGCAAGGCCCCCAGCCGCCACAGCGGCGACGTCGCGGACACCCACCTCTGA